One Lycium barbarum isolate Lr01 chromosome 5, ASM1917538v2, whole genome shotgun sequence genomic window carries:
- the LOC132640996 gene encoding uncharacterized protein LOC132640996 has product MVFPKGTTRDIHTRLITVTEALFSGIGGKYYTVVPMVVADIYRALGRCKHGYKHFEGCNLILQIWLMEHLQKVDRSLALQKPTGENHILGHVPGAIVTNRTFEKPNCVEGWVRLLSHLNDDSIPWMFSWFPSEGLVFRTKIVPFLVLIGLRGLQPYTPQRILRQSGRKQNIPLVVDMDHYQADYKEGKIPFAKEVINMWKSRETMKADSIEPNIYQAGCEDNYLEWLKSNERPSSF; this is encoded by the coding sequence ATGGTATTCCCTAAAGGAACAACAAGAGATATTCACACCCGACTCATTACTGTAACTGAAGCTCTATTTAGTGGCATTGGAGGGAAATACTACACAgtggtccctatggtcgtggcagatatctaccgagcatTAGGACGTTGCAAGCACGGCTACAAGCATTTTGAGGGATGCAACTTGATTTTACAGATTTggttgatggaacatcttcaaaaGGTTGACAGAAGTCTAGCACTTCAAAAGCCGACGGGTGAAAATCACATTCTGGGACATGTTCCAGGCGCAATTGTGACTAATAGAACATTCGAAAAGCCAAATTGTGTAGAAGGGTGGGTAAGACTTCTCAGCCATTTGAACGATGATTCAATTCCatggatgttcagttggtttccaTCCGAGGGTTTGGTGTTTCGTACGAAGATCGTGCCATTTTTAGTTTTGATAGGACTTCGGGGCTTGCAACCTTACACCCCACAGAGAATTTTAAGGCAATCGggaagaaagcaaaacatacctttagtggtAGACATGGATCATTATCAAGCCGACTACAAGGAGGgaaaaattccttttgcaaaagaggtTATCAACATGTGGAAATCGAGGGAAACTATGAAAGCAGATTCAATCGAGCCAAATATATACCAAGCTGGATGCGAGGATAACTATCTGGAGTGGCTCAAGAGCAATGAAAGGCCTTCCTCATTTTAA